In Leishmania mexicana MHOM/GT/2001/U1103 complete genome, chromosome 7, the sequence ATTCACCGTTACAGTCGTGCGCTTGCCTTCAGCGTTGAGAAACGTGCTAAACACGCGCACCTCGCGTGTGGAAGGAACGAGGTCGCAGGCAAAATCGTTCGAGGCCGTGCTCTGGGCATTGCTCAGCACCCCGTCCCACTGCAGCCCTCGACCGCAACTGCCGCGTATTTGGGATGCGTAGCCGGGTGCCATGGCGATAGATCCTTGGCGCTGCAGGGCGCCTGTTAAGGGCCTTCCAATATTACGAaagacggcggtggccgtcAGCGCCCGCTCCACGATCGCATCCTGCACCTCGTCCCGGGTCAGTGCCCAAACATTCCCTAACTCGTCGCTGTACTCGTTCGTGTTGGGTCGCCAATCATCCACCGCGTGCCACGATTCACCATTAGCAGTGCGTGGAACCTGGTAGACATGCTTTTTTTGCTCTCGCTCCAAGTCCTCGGAGACATCGATGCCCGTCACGTCGACGGCCCATCGCATCATTTTCCACCTCCTCACACCCGCCACGCCGAAGCGGGtttgcgtgtctgtgtgtccgtgtaTCTGGTGTTCGGGTTCCTGGGACGCACTGGAGCCTGTGCCAATGGTGGACACAGAAACAGTGCTCCAAGGGGCCAAAGTGTACAATGAATGTCTACAATGGCACGCGCGGCCTAAGGTGAGGTGTGCTCGTGCAAAATTCGTGACGGCACGAACGCCCCTCGGCACGTGGGCAGAAGAAAAACGCGAGCGGCGCAACGCATTCAACGGTCTTGTGCAAGTCGGCCAGGGCACAACTGTGGCAGCCTAGAGAGGGTCGTGAATAGACTACGGCAGCGCGACGGCAATGACCCTCACACAACCACAGAAACCCCTCACACGAGAAAAGGCGGGGACAGATGAAAATGACCAACACGCCCAGTCGATGCGTCGGTGTGAATCCTTACTTTCCTTCGCCGGCGCGAGAGAGCAGGTGGGAGAccaaggaggggaggagggagagggggagagggagtagAGGGGGATGTATCGAGGAGTACAATAAGCGCTCCGACTCGTAAGAAAATATACACAGTCCCACAACCCGATATGAGGGGTGCGTGCCATCGTACAGCATCGACCGAGTCTTGCCACTCAAGGTGATCCTTAGtgacggtgtgtgtgtgtgtgcacctccGTTTGGGACTCACGAGAATGCCGGACCACCCATCGTTCCGGATCTCTTGCCTCATCTGGTGAGGCTGTGAGCTGGGCCTGGATAGGTGGGACCGACTCTAACGCACTGGCAGCGACGGAAAGAAGGCCTGAGCAGGAATTCGAGTGACCACATGAAAAACGTGACTTCAAATACGAATTGAGAGCGGAGCGGCATCACGTGGTGCATCCGCACAACGGAAGTAGGCGATGGCGCGCGATACACCGGTGCTTCTCGTCAGCTCTGAGCCCCTGGGGAACACTGACGGAAAGGGGGGGCGGGACGACGTGAAGGGGAATCCATTCACGAAAACAATAAGGAAAATACTTTACACGGCAAGAAAGACGCGCTGGCTGGCTGTGGAAGAGGAGCAAGGTGTTGAAGCAGAGGATACAGGAAGCCAGAGGACAATGTGCGGACCTCTGCATTCACGGTGCAAGGCGAGGCCGCATCTCCGCTGTGTGCACTCGACTAGGCGTCTATGTGcatgttgtgtgtgtgcctcgtcCCAAGAAAGGGTGAGCAAGTCAAAACGGCTTCAGTCAACGAGAATAGCAGCGGTGGACGGATGAGGAGGCGCCAAAGGGGatggagggaaggagggaagggaagaaaTCGATTAACACATCCCCTCGTGCCGTACAGCGGACCGCATATGCCTTGATGGAAATTAGatcgcggaggcggaggagggggagggggagagggggacgtgcgaacgtgtgtgtgtgggtataTAACGTGCGTCAGTGGTCAGCAAAAGAAGAGgcgaagggagaggaagaaggggcGGGTGGGCGTGGTAGcgtaagagagagagatcaaGGCGAACGGGGTCCCTCGCAAACAGGTGAGGCAGtggaagcgcagcagcgaagaaAAAGCCCAAACGTACTCGGAGACAGCTATatgcaccccctcccctatcTGCTGCTTTGATGAAAggtgtcggcggtgtcgaCCGAACTGTGAGACGGAAGAGAAGGGACTGAGCAGCACACCCTCGTAACGTCGACAGTGCCGACACCATCACGTCAGGGCTAGACAGAGCTGCCATCCATTACAGCACCGCCGATACGTCGTGTTCTGAACGCATCACTGTGAGACCAACATCGGCCCACCGCGTCGAATTCCCGCTCTCCGCAGCCCTGAGAGCGCGTGCCCTTCCCTTTGGCAGACTGCCGAGACGGTACACTTGTGCGGCTGCGTTTGCGTGAAAAAGCATCCAGGATTCGGGACCATCATGAAAAAGGAAAGTGCTACCACAACCTGGCGGTGTTGCAGCAACAGAGGCACAGAGAAGACACAAGATGAAGGGACAACATAAGTTATGTAAGCACGCCGCCAACGCTGTCGCACGCGTCATCTTCGCCATCAACACCCACACGACACCAACAGTAATACGCACACAGATATTCCTTCGCCGTAGAGGGAACACACGGCGACCTTTACCACCCACCTCCTACCCCAGCCAGCCACGAGAGAGGCAAGAGAAGATGGATGATGGAGACAGTCACATCAATCTGTTGAGATGCGCCGGTGGTCCAGAACACGCAGTTCCCGATCCAGCTTGTAGTTTCGCCGGTACAAAGGGAACATGCGATCCCGCGAGGCTGCCAACGATCCTGGACGGCTGGTGCGACCCTGCTCCGCTGGATAGCGCTGCCCCTTCATCGAATACGTGTAATGCAATGGCTTGTAGAGAGAGGCGACGTACGCCTCatccagctgcagctccgcggcggcctcaTCCAGGTTAAAGCGCCCACGGCGGTCCAGCGGGTGGACAGTCTTGTCCTTCCATCCGCGCTCGAAGGAGTTGTAGAGAGCACGCACAGTCCGGCGCATCTCTgcttcctcttcttcccttcctTTGCCTCCTTGCGCCtctcctcacccccaccccctttcaGAGCACACGCCACGGATACACTTCGCCCGTGCGTCCACTACCttgtctgtgtgcctgtgtgtatgtatgcgtgtgtgtgggtgtgtgtgtgaagagGTAGCGCGTCCAGAAATGGGAAGacgaccccctccccctgcgaagagcacacacacacacacaaagatgTCGTACTTTGCCGAGTGACtgtggaagagagagagagagatcgaGCACTGCGACGCGTGTTGAAGAACACGAGAGCAGTATGCGGAGAGAGAACGAATCACGAAGAGAAGCTAAGTGGCTGAGGAAAACAGGTGCCATACATCGCATAAGCCTCAGCGTGCGTCCCAGACAAGCTGAGACGCATCAAAGGCGGCAAGGACACAAAAGGCCTCCACACCTCTCCGCATGTGTATGCCGGTGCACCTGCTTTTCGCATGTCGCCTGGACACCACTCGTCCTGACCCAGGGCGGCACGCGCGAACGTAGAGGTCGGCCTTGAAACCAGCAGGGACCTCTGTTTCGCTGCTCTTCCTGGACCACTCCACGAATCGCAAGGCACAAATACACTATGGTGGAAGGGAAAGaagacacacatgcgcacacacagaaagggacagagagagagagcaagtCGTGGACTTGACACGCTTGAAACCACGCTGCCACACCCCTTTGCGCCGTTTGTGTCCTTCCTTCCCCCGTtgttcttcctcttcgtcccCTCAGCATTGCgggggaggtgaggaggggggcggctcTGCGCGTTTGTGAGACAGACACCCACGTGGACAGACGAGTCAGACAAGAGTACATATAAACAAAAGTAGTTTGTAGATTGTGTGCTGGAGTgccggagggagggagggagggggatgaaGCGTTTGCGTGCTATTTGCACGTGCGCGTCCTTGGGCCCCCAAAAGTGCAGGCAACCTGTACTACAGGCGCGTACCGTGTTGCGTGGCGTGGCTGTATCTGTTTGCCCCACATACTCGCTCATGGCTGCTCACTCACTcagcccaccaccaccgcctcccccctccccaatcATTcgttgctctcctcctctctacTTCGTCACAGACCACTCACTCTCCCCCTCAAACTGCAGAGTCTTGTTCATGACCACGGCAGACCCTTCAACGCACACGGTTGTCTTGCCGGTTGAGGGGTCCGTCTTTTGTACGGTgttggagagagagatgagacCCTTATCCTTGCGGAACTCTCGGACCTCCACGATGACATCGAGGTCGTCGCCGACGAACACCGGGGCGGTGAAGCGCAAGTTCTGCGACAAATACACAGTGCCAGGCCCGGGCATCTCCTTCGCCATGAGACCCGAGAAGAGCGAGCCGGCGTACATGCCGTAGCAAATAGTGGTGGGAAAGCCcgccgcctttgccgccTCCGGGTCACTGTGAATGGGGTTGTGGTCGTCAATGACGTCGCCGAAGGTGTTGACGTTCTCTTGGCTAATGTGGACTGTCCTGGTCGCCCGTGAGCCCACACGGATGACAGATGGTGCAGTCTCGCTGGACATGGTCGCTTGTGAGGATGATGGTCCTTCGGTCTTTGCACACTTGGAAGAGGGTGACACTTGCTCAGCGCTCTGATCTCGACTGCCCATGTGTGTTGTCGATACTGAGAGTTCGAGAGAAGAAGTATGCGAAAATAATgtgaaaaggaaagggaatCGGTGTGATACCCACGCAGTGTCGAACGCAAAGGGATGGAGAAATAGGGAGcgggaaggcggaggggagaaggTTCGGGGTCGTAACGCGTGCGAtggcacacagagagacgaACAGCATGCTCTAGTCCCACAGAGGCCGGTATCCGCTTCACGCACCCCACAGGACATCCTTTTACTTGACGCTGTTGCGCACTCACACGTGCGaaagcgcgtgcgtgtcagATGCGAAGGTGAACAAATCTTCGGCGGCGGGGTGAGGGGGTAATGCAGAGCGACATCGATTCGGCATGAGCTCTCACACCTCCTCCATGCACAAGACCACGACGTCCCGAACATATTCGAGAAGGCAATGATAATGGAAACACACATAGATTCCTTTTTATGTGTGAGAAGACGCTAGCAACAACAACTGCTCCAAGAACAAGAGCTCTGCTGCTTTTTCTCCCCAtccactcacccaccccacccatcTTTGCGTTCCCTGTGCAAGGCTTGGGAAAGTTGTATTGGATCGACGTGGAGATGAGAACGAGAAGGAACGCAGCGCCGGACAGGCAAAGTGTGTGCATCCatgtgtctgtctgcgtgtctgtgtgtgtgtgtgtgtgtcgctctcTAAAATGAGGGCAAGTGCcaagaagaggggggaggggcctcCCGCACACGTGATGGTCCCAAAGATGCAACAACAGAAAACGGGAAACGTTATAAAAATTTTTTTCAAAAGCAGCGAAGAcaacaaaacacacacacacacacaaagaaaacaaaCAGAGAAGTGAAAGagaccaccgcctccgtcacgacacacacgcagacaacTGTGCCTCACCTCCCCTTTGTTGCTGCCTCTGTGAACCACCCCTTTTTTCGCTCGGGTGATCCCGGCACTTTGTACGGGCAGAGGCGTGTTGTTcttggggggaggggggtttcCTTCCCaacgtcgacgacgcggcgctaAACCCGACGCGTCCACTCGCTCTCCCCTTCGAAGTCCACCATTTTGTTCATTCCTACTGAGAACCCCTCAATGCAGGTGATCTTCTCGCCCGGGTTCTTTGGGTCTGCCTTCTGAATGATGGTCAACATCTCAATGAGCCCCTTGTTTCGGCGGAACTGGGTGACTTTGGCAATCACTTCCAGCTCATCACCAACAAAGATGGGTCTTGTAAAGTGCAGGGTCTGTGATACGTACACCGTGTTCGGGCCTGGAATTTCTGTCGCCATCAACccggaaaagagagagccgGCCAGCATACCATAGCatatgggggaggggaatcCGGCGGCCTTtgcagcggccgcgtcgctgtGAATGGGGTTGTGGTCTTGAATGAGGTCCCCAAAGGTGACCACATCCTTCTGCGTGATTTTTACCGTCTTCGAAGCCTGCGCCCCGACGCGGATGAtgcggcgcgctgccgcttgcaTCGCGCTCGCCTGCGATGGGACAGTGGGAGAGACACTTACCGACCATACGATGAAGGATGAATGGCGAatttgtgtgcgtgttgtcTGTGAAGACCGCGCCACCCCAAGAACGCATGCAGgtgaaaaaagaaaacgaaaacgagAAGCggtacacacacaaggcGCAGAAACAGGAAAACGTCAAGGCAGAGGGTGTGAGAGACGGAAAAACGGTTTGCCGCAGCGCTCATCGTTTTCAGACCTGTGCGCGCGGGGGCAGGCTTTGCGCAGCTTCGAAAGATTCGACCCTGCTGAGGTGGTCTAGGCAAAAAGCGAGaagacacatgcacacacacgcacgcacgttcgctctttctctcccccccccgcccccgccccctctgcTGTCACCAAAAAGTGTTCCATCGTGGCCACAGCCGTGGAAAAAGACATGCACTGCTTCACATTGCTTCTTTAGATGTAACGCGACGACATCAGTCCTCTTTTGAAACctacacacaaacacgcacgcgaaACAGGTCGCCCAGCCTGACGACCTGGCTCAGATCCGGTTGTACTGCAGCGCGTTCCGTTGCATCACCTTGTTCCACCGGTGTTCCCACCCACCCTGGTTCAAGGTATTGTCCGTACCCCAGCCCTTGTAGTGAACGCGGTGTACCAGAATGTTGCCAGAGCGGACCATCTTGTTCATCGTCCAGGACGATACGTTTGCGTACGGCACCCACTCGCGCGTGCCTAGCGCACCCTGTACCGCGTAGTAGCGGTCGACGTTTGCGAGGCGGTAGTATGGCACCTTGAAGAGGCCGAACTGATTGTAGCTGAAGCAAGTGACCTTCCGCTGAAGCATCTGCTGCGGTAGACCGGAGAGCGACTTCGCCAGTGGCTCATCTACGTTCGCTAGCGCCTGACACAGGCTGCGCAACCACTCATCACGAAAGGACTTTTCGTACATGAGGCGCGACTCCAGCACAAAGTGGGTGTGCCGGCGTGGCACATCCTGTCCAATGTGCCGCATCAGCAAGACGCCCGTGCAGCTAAGCATGGCTCTCGCACCCGCAAGCTTCGATGAGACACGGGTCCAACGGTGATTCCAGGAAATCGAAACGcggaaagggaaaaaaaaaacggtgAAAGGGCAAGTGGGAAGGTGGCAGAAGAAATAAAATTAcccgcgcagcggcacttCATATTTTATTTCCCTTCGCTACACAAAAGGCGGGGAGCGACATAACTATGATCACTAAGCGCGTCTGCAGCATCCGGACGGAGGCTGTTGCCCTCGGCAGTGCGAAACCCCGTGAGAGTggccttttgttttttttccgtttttcttttttccgcTTCTTCCTTCACTGTCGGTCGTCCCGCAATCCATCCCTTCCATCGTCACCGTCGAGAAACAAGCCGTGCTCCACCTGCCATGCATTCCCGGCTCACTCCAGCAGTTCATCACTCAAACTAGTGCTTCATCCTCTGCGCAGCAACTGCTCTGTACAGAGGGGGGGAAACAGATGATGAAACGGTCACAAGAGAGACACGGGAAGGAAGAAAAATAATGAGAGTAGCGTTAGTGCTTAAAAGTTAACCACGACAGTTGTTTGTGATGCACAACTGCTACTACTCCTCGCCCCAGCATGCAGAGTGAACGAGAAACACGCTTATACTGAGAACtgggacacacacacacaacgtgTAATAGCGCCACCTCGACCACTGGCGAGTCCTCTGCCGCACCACTTCTTTGCATCTTCGCGCTGTTGCAATGTGCCACTCTTTGAttcggtgtgtgtgtctgtatcAGTAGTTGCggaaacagaaaaaaaaggcagatGCCGCGCGGTATGGTTATAAGAGATGGCGGCCCGTGTCAGGCcgtgctccccccccctacGACCGCAACGCCTCATCACACATCCCCACCGCAATCCGCTTGTAGGAGTCATCTGCGGTCATTCCAATGTTGTAGGACTCCTCAGAGAGCTGAATCGCGCGGTTGGTGGCCATGGCGATAAAAGCACTTGCCAGCTCCTTTTCAGTTTTCGCAGTTGGCAGGCGCTTGCTCTGACACATGGCTGCGCGCGACGCACTCGCAGAGGCGGCGTAGAGCAAGGACGCTGCCTCACCAAGGCGGTTAATGATGAGCTGTTGCTGAGGCACCTGTGAGCCATTACGGACAAAGGTGGCCTCCACAGCGTTACCAAAGGCAACCACAGCAGAATCGATGGCTGAGCAGTCCAGTTCCCGCACCGGCACGCGATCTTTCATGCCCATCGACCGCATTGTCCGAAGCTGCACCATCTGCAACGTAGACGTCCGCTGAAAGACAAGACCGTAGTCCTCAACTCCGCAGCAGACGGCGGATGAGTAGAGAAAATCTGTGGACTCCATCATGGACAACAGAAGACGCGCGTTTGCAAAGCACTTTTCCAGCACCTCGCTCATGGGGGTTGCTGTCGACAGAATGCTGAGCCACTCGTTCGTGCTGCTCTGCACGAATACACTTACCAGAGCCGCCTCCAGCAAGCTGTCTTCGGTGGGCAAATCGAGGTTGGCAGTTAAAGCGTAGAGAGAGGACTCCATGGCGTACATgatgcacgcgcacgacgcGACCGTGTCAGCAGCCCATTGTTCCGGTACACTGTCCCGCAGTTCTTGCACGACCCGCTTCGAAATGCCGAGAAGCGTGGCCGCGTAGACGTACTGCTCAGTGAACAACGTGATCATACGATCCTTGAACCCTTCCCCAACTACGCCAACTACGTCAGCAACGGGAGTGTCTTCAAAGCTAACAGTTCCCCCACTCACGCTCACCCCTTTTGCCCTCTTCTCCAAGATAAAGAAGGTGTTCCGCGAAACCTCCATCGgccccgcctccgtcgcggtCTGCGTCAGCGCCTTGGCCAGTACCAGATAGTGTGTCGCACCCTCAGCGAACTCGCATCGTTTGCACCCTGTGAGTACGTACCTGCCGTCGCTTGTGAGCGTAGCCTTGGTAGTGTTCATGCTAATGTCATTGCCACAGCTCTCCCGCGTGGCCCATCCCATCATGATCTTCCCATCGGACATCCCGGTAAGATACTTCCCTTTCACTTCCTTCGATCCTACGGTGGACAGCAAATAGGACGCGAAGCCGCAGTGCTGAAtcgtctgcagcagcttgCTGTCCCCGCTGGTGCCCACCTCCTCGCAGACGAGAGCGTGGGTTGTGTGCCCTAGCCCCAGTCCGCCGTACTCAGTAGCGATTCGAGCGCCTGCGAGATTCAGGTCCTTGTCGCTGCTACGGATCTGCTCAATGACCGCCTGCACAGTTTCGGACTCGTCGCTGTCCAGCTGCCGGGAGGGATACGGGAAGAGCTCTTCGGGAACGACGCGAAAGTTGAAAAGACCAGCCGCGTACGAGGCATGGCGCACGTACCGCCTTGGCGCTGAAGAAAACACGCGGCGCATTCGGCTCTGCAGAAGGTGACTGCAGACTTTTGCTTCCAGCTTCTAGCCACAGGCACCCGTAGATCACATTTTTTTGTCACAGAATGCAAGAACGCAACATAGGGAAGGcgagaggaaaagaaaaaaaagcgttGTCAGCCGCACGAAGAGAGTCGTAACATCTTAACATTGATATGCTGTGCGCACAGAGGGTTAAGTAGGCAAACTGCAACGCAACGACTCCAGAAAAGCTGTGAGACGCTGAAGGGCCAGCACCCCGTACTCTTCGACCCTCTGAGATAAACCATATACTAGCGTGAAAATGGGCAGACATTGAATCCAGCAGAGAACAGTGAATAAAAAAAGCACCTTCTGTGTTGTCTCCCTGTAGCCTGCTGCCCGTGGATGAGTCCtactttctttttttttcagctTTATGTGTCTTAGACGAGTCTTAAGAGGGAAAGAAGAGTTGGTTTCTTAAACTGGGTACGCCTACTCCTCAACAACAGCCAAGTTCATCAAACCGATGCTGCATCTCAGCATTCCTCCTCGTTTTCCGTATGCCCGGCAGGGACGTCGGACATGCTGAACGCAACCGTAGTCCATTTCGGGAATACTCGCTTGAATAGGTCCATGCACACAACATCATGCTGCATAATCTGGTCGTTGAGAACAGCCTTGAAAAGCCCATGAGTGCCAACGGGTTTGGTTATCTTGCCACGACGGCCGAACTTAGTGTAAATGTCGACCGGCTGAAACCACTTGATATCTTCGTCATTGAAGAACATGTACTTGACAACGACCTGCTTTTTGTGAATCACCGCCACGCGGCCACTGAGAACAGCGCGCTTTAGCAGAAGAGTTTCAGGGTTGGGAGGAAGGCTACCGCCAAAGCATGCTAGTCGCAGAGGATTTCCCTCTGCCTGCTCCTCAAGTGAAGGTACctggaagagcagcagcggacaTGGGTTGTAGCTGATGGGACCAAAGAATGTCGCCATACGGAACCTGTCCCCTTCGTGGAAGAAGCGGGCAAACTTGGATCGGTCCCCTGAGCTGATATCGCTGAAGAGCGGCGAGACGTAGAACTTGCGAAATCCAATGTGCGCCAGCATGGGAGTTTTGGACTTGATAGGCTCATCCAGTTCCGACGCCCTCTGAACCTGGAAGTGCAGCACAGACCACTTTtgctcgtgctgcagctgaccGGAAGCAATAAGAAAACACCGCTCACAGGCATCCCACACGCTTTGAGGGACGTTGACGAGTGTGATGGCGATGCGCATGCCCACCTCAGCCATGCCTCCTTCGCATGCGCCAATTGCACTCTCGCGAATACGAGAATACCCCTGAAGCTTGTAGATGTAAGCGTACTGTGGAGGCAAGTTCTCCGCCGGATCCCACCTGCCTGTGTGGAAACTCTTCATTCCACGGTACTTGGCAAAACGCTGTCTCGCCGATATGTTAACCGGAGTATCTACCATATCTGGATTCCaagcctcctcctcgctcaaTTCCTTCAGTCTTTCCATTTCCAGTATCCTCTCCTCGTCTGTCATGCGCTCCAGACGAACGACATCCTCAACCTTGAGAAAATCGACATCGGTTTGTGTCGTGCGGTAAGACATGGCATCCCCGGCAAAGGCGTCCTCATCATCCATGGTAATGTGCTGATGCTCCGGTGCTTTCTCCTTCACGATGTTGTCCTCTGTGTCATACCACGCCGCTTGGTCGCTGGAAACGCCAGCCGGTACGCGAATCTTGTGAGTCCGAGCAATTTCCTGATGATAAACCACATCCGCGTCAGTTGGAAAACCATCGTCCTCTAGAGTTGAATTCGCTTGAACTTGCTGGAGTGACTCTCGCTGTTCTTCCTCAGATGTCTCAATGAGCACTCGCTCGTCACCCTTCCGCACTTCCTCGATCTTGCAAACTTGGAAAGTACCGTGATTTGTCAGGTGCAGAAGCTGTGTAGCAGAAAGAGGCATACCACGCAAATGACCCGTGATTGTAAGCTCCTGGGTTTCGGGATTGTAGGCCTTTTCCTCCACTGCCATGTATGGATGTTGATCTCTCCATTTCAGGGTCCGGATTTTTGACACCTGCATGTGGCGCAGAATGTTGGTGTAGTCGTCTTGGCTGACCACAGACACAACCTTCGTTGTGTCACTCAGAACAGAGTTGAAATACCGCTGGTGGATCTTCAGCACCTTCTGTCGCTGGCGGTCGGCAAAGGTGTGCAGGTTCTGAATTACGACGACAACGCTTGGGGTACCCTGCGAATTAATAGCCGCAACGAGATCGCGCGTGTAGTCGGTGATGCATAAGCCAACGTCGCTGAACCAAGTTGTCGCAATCGTCTCTCCTCCGTCGTCACCCGTAAAAGCGTGAGCATCTTGAAGCTCACGGATAGTATTTTGTACAGCCTGTGAGCAGTCAAGTGTAAGCACCATAAAATCACTCACTTTCGCGACGTCGATGCAGTCCTGGTCATTGCAGTCTTTTTCGCAGACAAATGTGAAAGCGGCTTTCCTTTCCTTGGACAAAACACTGAACGGTTGATCGCCGCCTGGAAAATCCACATGCAGGCTCTTGCAGAATCCCTGAAGAATTTCCTCCGTGTTTCCGGACTCATTGGCGGGAACAATGCCGACAATACGAGGTATTCCGTCAGCGCTCCCCAGGCGCCGCTGGTCCAGAGCTGCACGGGCTCGCTTGTCACGCATTGCAGTAGCTATCTGCTTTGAACGCTCCTTGTTGTGAGCAGAAGTCCCAGCCTTTACGTTGCACTGCTTGCTCTGTAGTTGCCGACCCTTGGATTTGTCAGCCAGTGCGTGCTTTGACGCGAAGCGCTGCTTATGTTCTTTGTTTCGAGCCATTGTACATGATCTGGATACCTAGACTAGAAAACAGCCAACAGAAAGAAACAAAGCGGAAAGAAAGATGGTTGAGAGCTGCATAGAAGTATGGAAAATGGCACAAGATCGGGTTGCAGCCCATATAGAAATGAGCAAAAAGGTACACTGCGCCGCGTCCTCATATGCTTCTTGTCCCTCTCCTGTTGGCCGGCTGCATCGCGAAACAATGCGCCAAGAGAGATGAGTGCGCTGGGGAAACACTAACCGAGGGTTACCAAAGATCAGCAAATGGTAGAttggaaaaaaaaggcttGCCGTTGCAACAGCAAAGAAACGAGTCTGTATATCGAAGAACTTGGCTGTCCCACAGATATTTGCAAGTCAAACATCAAGAAACCTGAGCGAGAAGAGAATTTCACAGCtgcgcagaaaaaaaaaatcgccGCGCCCGCGACTTTGAACACAAACTCCACAACCGTCTTGCTTTCTTTCCATGGCTGCAAATACCACTGCGATCTCTTCAATACAATTATGTGGAAAGAAAAATCGTAACGTATCCACCACACCGGGCAAGTGGATACTCGGTAAAGAGCAGCATGACGCTGATTTCGAAAAAGATCCCAGCCGCACAGACGCTCGAATCCATCCTTTCCTAGCCGAACCCTACATTGTCCAGCGAAGCATC encodes:
- a CDS encoding maoc family dehydratase-like protein — its product is MSSETAPSVIRVGSRATRTVHISQENVNTFGDVIDDHNPIHSDPEAAKAAGFPTTICYGMYAGSLFSGLMAKEMPGPGTVYLSQNLRFTAPVFVGDDLDVIVEVREFRKDKGLISLSNTVQKTDPSTGKTTVCVEGSAVVMNKTLQFEGESEWSVTK
- a CDS encoding maoc family dehydratase-like protein; its protein translation is MQAAARRIIRVGAQASKTVKITQKDVVTFGDLIQDHNPIHSDAAAAKAAGFPSPICYGMLAGSLFSGLMATEIPGPNTVYVSQTLHFTRPIFVGDELEVIAKVTQFRRNKGLIEMLTIIQKADPKNPGEKITCIEGFSVGMNKMVDFEGESEWTRRV
- a CDS encoding acyl-CoA dehydrogenase, mitochondrial precursor,putative, whose protein sequence is MRRVFSSAPRRYVRHASYAAGLFNFRVVPEELFPYPSRQLDSDESETVQAVIEQIRSSDKDLNLAGARIATEYGGLGLGHTTHALVCEEVGTSGDSKLLQTIQHCGFASYLLSTVGSKEVKGKYLTGMSDGKIMMGWATRESCGNDISMNTTKATLTSDGRYVLTGCKRCEFAEGATHYLVLAKALTQTATEAGPMEVSRNTFFILEKRAKGVSVSGGTVSFEDTPVADVVGVVGEGFKDRMITLFTEQYVYAATLLGISKRVVQELRDSVPEQWAADTVASCACIMYAMESSLYALTANLDLPTEDSLLEAALVSVFVQSSTNEWLSILSTATPMSEVLEKCFANARLLLSMMESTDFLYSSAVCCGVEDYGLVFQRTSTLQMVQLRTMRSMGMKDRVPVRELDCSAIDSAVVAFGNAVEATFVRNGSQVPQQQLIINRLGEAASLLYAASASASRAAMCQSKRLPTAKTEKELASAFIAMATNRAIQLSEESYNIGMTADDSYKRIAVGMCDEALRS